The Onychomys torridus chromosome 2, mOncTor1.1, whole genome shotgun sequence sequence CTAGACAATTTCATAATTACTTTGTTCTTCTACAGAAGAACAaagttgccgggcggtggtggcacatgccttttaatccagcattcgggaggcagagccaggtggatctctgttagttcaaggccagcccgggctaccaagtaagttccaggaaaggcgcaaagctacacagagaaaccctgtcttggggtggtgggggtggtggggtggtgtgtgtgtgtgtgtgtgtgtgtgtgtgtgtgtgtgtgtgtaagtaaatcTCTTCATCTAGAGAGGCAAGTATTAaacatgaatttttcttttttctttttttggtttttcgagtcagggtttctctgtgtagttttggtgcctgtcctggatcttgctttgtagaccaggctggccttgaactcacaaagatttgcctggctctgcctcctgaatgctggaattaaaggcatgtgccaccaccgcctggcaaaacaCGAATTTCAAAGGTAAATTAGgccacttgggagacagggggaagcagatctctgtgagttctaggccagcctgttctgcatACTGAGATGCccatctcaaaaatttaaaaaggtaaattatcATTAAGAATTTGGctcttttgttgatgttgttgaaACAGAGTgccatgtagcccaagttggcctgaTACCACGGTTGTTCaggtgaccttaaactcctgattctccagTCTCCATCAACTGAGCACTGGGATCATGAGTATGTGCCAACATGTCCAGTTCAGGAGTTTAACTTTACCTCATACCAATTGCAAGACCACttttcataaaacataaaaagttgTCTCTGGTCTTTATCCCATAAAAGGCTATGGCtgatctttattttaaaaggtgtGGTGGCACCTTCCATGCAGAGAGTGGGGAGGGTCTGTAGACAGGACTCCTTATCCACACTGATCCAGCACCACCCCCTCCTCTGGAGGCTGCTAGAAACAGGACCATCATTTGTGTCTCAGACACCATGAGGTTTCCAAAGACACGGAGTCAGAGACACCACGGGTGAATGTTGGAGCCCATCTGGGTTTCCTGgtggctttgcccagcaggtctgcataaagaggatgactggaccatAGGCCAGAgaatcaggtgtttggaagggtctgcacttggctgtattgagcaagggggaggtcctttgctcttccccttggcattgtgataaaaagccctttggaataaagttcaggGCCCGTGGGTTAGGATCCTGGCCCTcccaagctatcctgtgttttctaactgtctctctttctctctctacttctaTCTACaaatttctcacttctccctactcaagagtaccctgggtcaTAAAAGCAGAGGCTGGTCTGCCACTGGTGAAGTCAGTGGGGGCCAGTAGAAGCCTTGAGCCTTTTCTACTATGGGGTGTTTGCCACAGTGGTTGTTTCTCCATTAAATCTTCACTCTGATTTGACTGCAGGGAAAGACCTCCAGGGCTCATTCCAGAACCCCCTAAAGATGGCAGAAACCCTGTGGGGCTGATTTCTGGGGGGGGGTtccatacacactacacacaggcTGCTGGTAGGAGCCATTTATGTCCTGGTCCTGCCCCCTGTCAACTGCGGGGCAGGGTACAGAGGGCTGGTTCCTGGGGAATAGGGCTCTAGCAGACACTGCGGCCCATAGTCCTTGGTCCCATCATCCCCACCTGGCTGTACCCATGACGCAGGGCTGACCTGATTCTGAAGACTGCACCAGGAAAAGATCCTGACTGACTAAAGTGTGGGGGGCAAATTCCTGTAGGATTTCAATCAGTTCTGAATCACACAACAACTTTGTGTTTTAACAAAAACTATGGTCTCAGttttggggtcagagaaagaaATGCAGATTCATATGGCACAAAGACAAGAGACGGCAGTGCCCTTCAGAGACCTGACAGTTTCGGATGGAGCATGGAGCTTTCTTCCACAAATCAGGCATTGGCTACAAGTTCGAGGCAGGAAGAGCTGCTGGGTCTGACCAGCCCACTCATCATATTCTTGAGAGCAtcgttcatctttttttttttttttcttacaattttttgagacagggtttctctgtgtaacaatcctggctgtcttgggacttgatttgtagaccaggctggccttgaactcagagatccgcctgcgtctgcctcccaaatgctgagattaaatgtgtgtgccaccatcgcctggctccTTCATCTTTTAATTATAAGAGTATAAATAAAGGTGAAGagggcaaaagcaggcagatttcctagagttcaaggccagtctggtctactgagttccaagatagctagggctacacagagaaacccagtttcaaaaccaaaccaaaccaaaccaaaaacaacaacaacaacaaaaaaaaaaaaaaaaaaaaaaaaagaaaagaaaagaaaactacaagGAATGAATGGTTAAAAGTATGAATGTTCTtcacctttatttttttgtttgtctatttgttttttgagacagcatttctctatgtagcctccctagtgctgggattaaaggtgtgtgccaccactgcccggctctccgTGGTTTTCTTAGGGGCACTGTGACATTATCTCTGAAGCTGTCCCCAACGTTACAAAGATGATGAGGGTTAGCAACAAAGCTGTGCTGAGAAACCACTTAAGGCAGAGCCTAGCTCACCCCCTGCCTCCAAAGGCAGGCATCCAGCAGCTACACCTGGGCAAAGCTTGACCAGCTATTCTCTTTATTTACCTCATGTGGAGGTCAGCGACCTTCTGGGAATGGGTCCTCCCTaactactatgtgggtcctggggcttgaactcagaatGCAagacttggcagcaggtacctttgTCCGCTGAGCCATTCGCCGTTCCTTTGATCTGCCATTCTGACGTGGAACTGTTGTATGTTCTGACTTCTTCCAGGTGTACCCACAACCTTCATTTTGCAAAGCTGGAGGACCACTGGTTACTGGTGCGTTTTACAGGATCACTTATTCCATTTagttagagacagggtctccagcACCCCTTGATGGGCTCACACTTGCTGGTTGTCAAGAATAATgctgaacttttgatccttctgcttccgTCCCCCAAGTACCTGGAACATAGGTGTGTACTGCCGTGCCCAGTTATGTGGTAATTTAATCCAGGGCCTCaggcttgctgggcaagtgctctaccaactaagctacatccccagccaagGTCATGGTTTAAAGAATTCCTTTGTCTATCCTGGAAAAAGATGGCCAGCAGCAAGCCCAAACAGCACGTTAATTCTCTTCACAACTGAAGCTAGGAAGGGTCTTTGTTGTCTACTGGCCTCTGAAACTCCTGGGGTCAAGCGATTCTCCTGCTTCCGCTCCTGGAGCAGtgggggttacaggtgtgcatcactgaCCTGACTAAAGTAAGACTGTTCTCCCttctgtgtgggggtgttttcCTGCGTGTATATCTGTGCAGCATGCATGTGCCTGGAGTGCTCAGAggccaaagagggcatcagatcccctgaaactgaagttacagacagttgttagctgccatgtgggagctggggactgaatctgggtcccctggaaaagcaCTGAGtgtcttaacctctaagccatctctccagcctctaaaggGGAGCTTTTGAAtagattgacttttttttttttttaatggtcttaTTGAAAACATTCATCTTCTTAACTGATCTTAATTTTCTGTTGGTTTTTAATCAAACCTTTAAACTTCAGTTTATGAAACAGGATGGCGATTCCTTCCCTGAGCTACTAACACTGGGTCATTTTGAATTTCCACAAAGGCATCTGATGATGTGCCTAACCTCATGCTGTGGAATTGTGCTTAGCCTCAGTAATGCTCCTCTGCAGAGGAGCCAGGATGACCCCGACATTCCTGTCTTCACTCTCGGAGCTGTACAGATCATGCTCCTCAATGTACTCTTGGACAAGGTCCGGGACCAAGTATCGGATGCTCTGGCCCCTTCTGAGAGCTCTCCGGATCTTGGTGGATGAGATGTCGTTGGTGATCCATTCATCCACCAGGTGGATGTTGCTCTGATGTCTCCATAGCACATCGGACTCGTAGATGAATTTCTGAGCGTCACTGCCGGTCCGAGTGATACATATGAGCCCATAGTTGGCCACAATTTGCATGATGTCCTCTATCTTCCACAAGTTGGGGACACTGAAGGACTCCAGTAAATCTGCGCCACATAGCAATTTCACCCTGGGCACACCTTGAAGGAAGAACCAAACAGAGCTTcagggtttgttttctttttccaggacaggggtttctctgtgtaacagttctaactgtcctggaactcgctctgtagaccaggcttgccttgaactcagagatctgcctcctgagtgctagggtcaaaggtgtgtaccactaccacccggtGGGCTCATTTTCTCAATAATCACCCATATTAAAGTAgttgtgcatgtgcatgaatgCAAGAGAAGTAGATCTGTTCTTTTACTCCAGAACCAATCTCTCCATCCTAAAATCAGGAATCCAGCAGGTAAGGAATAAGAAATAAACCTGCTGTGGAGTCTGAGCAACCTTTGGGGTCCTGGTCAAACACCACAAACCTGTTGGTTTGGGATCTTGGGGCTTCTTTGGACTAGCATCCTGCTTTTGTTCAGCCCACTTCCTCTTCCGCCCAGGCCTGTCCAGCACAGGAGAGCTTTGTGGGTGATcacagctgccagctgccagcttCTCCTGATGGTGTCTACAAAAtgacaacacaaaagaatgttccttagggggctggagagatggctcagaggttaagagcattgggtgttcttctagagaacccaggttcaattcccagcacccgcatggcagctcacagctgtccagttccaggggattcgacACTCTCACACAgccatacatgtacatgtacacaaaacacaaatgtacattaaataaaaagatacaattaaaaagaaagactgtGATGTCAGAGTGCTCGCTGAAGTATTcttgtgcatggtgtgtgtgtgggtgtgtgtgtgtgtgtgtgtgtgtgtgtgtgtgtgtgtgtgctgcaacAGTGACTATTCATTCCTTTCCACAACTCTGACCCAATCTCCTCAAGTTCTCACGTTAGGAGAACTACTGGCCTAGCAATGGAGAGGAAAACGGAGAGGTCAGAGTTGCAGGTCCCCCCGAGCAGGGTTCCTGACATTCATCAACTGATGGAGAGAAGCACCACTGTTGGCTCTCTCTCAGGTGCTGTCAGCCCACTGAGAGAGGAGCTGATCCAGCTGCCCAGTCTTTTAGCTTATGTTCAACAGAACCAGGATCCGAACCCAGTAGTCTGGTCCAGAGCCTGCACCCTTGACCTCGGCAGACCATGGCCTGATCGTGCAGTGAAGACATACATGGCAAGGACAGGAGTAGGAGGGCGAGTGGCTGGGGCCTTCAAAGCAAGCAGCACTgcaggggctggggctggcaCCAGAGGCTCAGTACTCATGTGACTGCGAAGCTATCCCAGCAATCTGGACCACACTCCTGAACCCCACCGTGGGACCTCATGCCCTGATCCCTTCTCCTGCTGAAGAGCCAAACGGAACATGCAGGAGATAGAATAAATTGCCATGGAGCCAGAGAGGGACAAGTGGGAATGAAACAAGAGCATGGCCTCCAGGGGAGTTTTCACCATCAGCAGGGACACTGTTTCCCTGTTAACCCTAAAAAGGGAGTCCGGACAGCTGCCACCTTCTGGCCCAATGCCCCGTCCAAACCTAACATTAGACAGAGCACCTCACGGAAACTTCCAGTGTGGCTGAGAGTCTGTAGATAGGACCATTGGGGAGAGTCCTGTGAGAAAGATGCCACTGTCACATTGCAGCAACCTCCATGACCCACAGCTCAGGCCTAGAGCCCTCTGTCTGTGACATCATCAGCCACAGAGCGCAGTGGGGGCAGATCAGGTCTCCAGTCTCTTTAACATGTGGATCTCAGCATCCCAGCAAACTGTACTCTGACCCCTTCCTTATCCAGCCAGTCTGGAGGACTGAGGATCCTAAGAACAGGGATTAGACAGGTCTTCAGAAAGCCCCTTAACCCACTCTCAATATTACAAAGAGACGGTTGGATGCTGCCTCTTTCCCTGGATTGCCTTCATGGGTCTGAGCACAGAGGTTTGGAAGCAGCACAAAAGGTTGGGCCAAACCCTGGGCAAGCACTGCCTGACATTCCTCTTTATTAAATATGataaaaccaggcagtggtgccgcacacctttaatcccggagctcaggaggcagaggcaggtggatctcggtgagtttaaggccagcctggtctacagagtgagttccaggacagccagagctgttaatacagagaaaccctatgttgAAAAAATCGAAAAAggcccgggcggtggtggcgcatgcctgtaatcccagcacttgggaggcagaggcagctggatctctgtgagttcgaggccagcctggtctacaaagtgagttccaggaaaggcacaaaactacacagaggaaccctgtctcgaaaaacggggaaaaaaaaaaaaaaaaaaaaaaaaaaggaaagaaaaacgaaaaaaaaaaaaaaaaagcaaagagagagagagagagtgcgaGTACGCTGTTGGGAGAGGGGTGTGGGGCAGAGGAACCTCTTCAGAACAGTCAGCACACTTCCCTGAGCAAACcctaagaacaaagaaaagttcAGACATTTATAAGTTTGGGGGTGGGCTGGCAGGAATTTTCACATCTTCTGGTTTAATTTAACACAGTGTAAGTGACAAAGAGCACGAAGAGCCAGATCCTAAGTTGAGAACTGTTAGGTCACAGCTCAGCCTGCTTATGAACCCTGTCCCAGAGATGCTGCAGGGAGTCTTGACTTCATGTCCTCAGGCTGTGGCCCTGGCCTTTTTAAGTGTTCACTATCTTTTATGGGTAGGCCTATGCTCTAACCTCCCCTTTAAgccatttccttccctcttccacacCTAAGAAGACTGATCACCACAATCTCCTGAGgaactctgtctttctctcttcaggCAGGAAGGCCAGGCTGTTTCCTTTATTCTCCGACAGAGAGATCTCTGAAGAACAAATGTGTCAATATCTCAACCCATGCTTTAAGATGCAAAggcttgccgggcagtggtggtgcacacctttaatcccagcactcaggaggcagaagcaggcagatatctgtgagttcaaggccagcctggtctacagagcgagtttcaggaaaggcacaaagctacacagagaaaccttgtctcgaacaaccaaaaaaaaaaaaaaaaaaaaaaaaaaagcaaaggcttAGTTAGGCTCTGCATCCTGTGGTAGCCTTCTGTAGGGAAGTGCAGCCttggtgtggtgatttgaataacaatggtccccacaggctcaagTATCTAAGTGCTACATCACTAGGGACTGGCACTTTGAAAGGATCCCAatggttaggaggtgtggccttgttggtggaagtgtgtcactgggaaggGGTTTtaggtttccaaagcccatgccaaagcctgtgtctctctctcagcCTGCTGATGAGAAtgtagctctcagttactgctccagcacaCTGTATGCCACCCTGCGCCCTGCCAGGATGatcatggactaagcctctgaaaccgtaagccagcccccagtcaAATGCTTCCTTTTAGAAGCGGTGTTTTGTCGTGGTGTCTctccagagcaacagaaaagtgactaagaccCTTGGTGACAACCTCAGACCTGTtaatcagaggcaggagaacagaaAACATGCCAACGGGAACAACCCCTTCCCATCCCCTCGAGCCAATGGTGTGGACTGACCACGGTTACCTGAGCACTTTCACAGTCTCCACCCACTCCTTCTGAAGGCTCTCCCACGTGTCCACTTCCACCCAGTGGGAATTCTTGGTGGCAAGTTCTGCCATGATAATCCGGTGGTGGGCAGGGATGAGGCCTTTCTTCTTGTACGCATCGCCAACAGGTGAAATTATGCCTTTGATAACTCTGTATTTTCCTGGATTAAAGAGTTAGCTTGATATTAGGAATAACAAACCAGACCAGACTTTATGGACAGGAAGTATGACCAATATTACTTTATAGTTACaattcccccccttttttttaaacaaagagtcAAAGTTAGTGGTTAGCTGAAACTGTGGTgggtctggcaagatggctcagctggtaaaagagTGTGCTGCCAAGACTGgtgatctgagttcgatccctgggacacCATGGCGAAACAAGACAACAGACTTCTTTCTCCACTGACCTCCTCGTGTATACCATGTCACACATGACACAGTtttcaaattagaaaagaaactgTAATAACAGATTCTAAAAGTTATCATTTAAAGTACTTTAAGTGTATAATTCTGTACTGTTGGCACATGCAAACTGTTACAAACTTTCACAACTTCCACTTTCTCCAACTACAGCCCTATACCCCTTACACACTCACTCTGGGTGAGTGTGCCAACTTGGCTTACACTTGAAGTTCTTGTGGGTCAGAATTCCAATCAGAACTGCTGAATTCCCTTGTGAAAAGCCTGAATCAATCTGCACTGTTCACCTAAAGCAGATGCAGGATCTGTCTTTCCTCACCTCGGCACTTGACAGCATCAAGCAAG is a genomic window containing:
- the Nmnat1 gene encoding nicotinamide/nicotinic acid mononucleotide adenylyltransferase 1, translating into MDTSEKTEVVLLACGSFNPITNMHLRLFELAKDYMNATGKYRVIKGIISPVGDAYKKKGLIPAHHRIIMAELATKNSHWVEVDTWESLQKEWVETVKVLRHHQEKLAAGSCDHPQSSPVLDRPGRKRKWAEQKQDASPKKPQDPKPTGVPRVKLLCGADLLESFSVPNLWKIEDIMQIVANYGLICITRTGSDAQKFIYESDVLWRHQSNIHLVDEWITNDISSTKIRRALRRGQSIRYLVPDLVQEYIEEHDLYSSESEDRNVGVILAPLQRSITEAKHNSTA